The segment CCGACATGGAGATGCGCGACACCATCGGTGCCGGCGCGCTCGGGCTGGTCGCCGAGACCATCGCGGAGGGCGCCGCCCCGCAGGCCGCCCGCAAGTGGTGGCTCGGCGAGCTCGCCCGCCGCAGCAACGAGGACGGCGTCGACATCGTCGACCTGCCGATCACCCCGGCCGACGTGGCCCGCATCCAGGCGCTGGTGGACGAGAAGGTCGTCAACGACAAGCTCGCCCGCCAGGTCTTCGAGGGTGTGCTCGCGGGCGAGGGCACCCCGGACGAGGTCGTGGAGAAGCGTGGCCTGGCCGTGGTGTCCGACGACGGCGCGCTCGGTGCCGCGGTGGACAACGCGATCGCCGCCAACCCCGACGTCGCCGACAAGATCCGCGACGGCAAGGTCGCCGCCGCGGGGGCCCTCATCGGCGCGGTGATGAAGGAGATGCGCGGCCAGGCCGACGCCGGCCGGGTCCGCGAGCTGATCCTGGAGAAGCTCTCCTGACCCCTACTTTGGTCGGAAGATGCGGCTGAATCGCGGTCTAGACAACTTGTTAGGGTGCTGGTGAGTCCCATTGGTCACATCACCAACCAACGCTCGCAGCATCGGGGGAGTGGTCGGCCGCGGCATGCGGCCGTGACGACCTCGGCGAGCGGGAAGGAAGTCATGCACCATCGCATTCGACCTGTCCGAACGGCTCTGGTCGCCCTGTCGACCGCAGCGCTGGGGGTCGGCGTACTCGCCGCTCCGCCTGCATCCGCTGAGCCCACGCCCGCCCTGCGCGCCGCCAAGGCCGCCGCGGCGAGCACCGACAGCACCCCGTCCACGATCGCCGCCGAGTGGATCGCCGGGGAGCTCAGGGACGGCCTCATGGTCGGTTCGTCCGGTCCGGACTTCGGCCTCACCATCGACACCGGGATGGCCCTCTCGACCGTCGCCAGCCAGGGCGGCACCGTGACGGCGATCAACAACTCCCTCGAGCCGCGCATCGCCGACTACGTCGGCGACGGGACCAAGGAGTCCTACGCCGGCGCGCTTGGCAAGGCGGCCACGTTCGCCAGGGTCGCCAAGAAGAACCCGACGAGCTACGGAGGGGTCAACCTGATCACCCGGCTCGAGGAGCGCACCGCCGACGCCACCACCGGCACGGCGCCGAACACCACGCCGAACCCGCTCGTGGGCCGGATCTCCGACAAGTCGGAGTTCGGCGACTACGCCAACGTCGTCGGCCAGTCGTACGCCGCGCGTGCGCTGACTCTCGCGAACTCCAGCGAGGCCGGTGCCGCGCGCGACTTCCTGCTCAAGCAGCAGTGCGCGTCGGGCTACTTCCGTGCCGACTTCGACAAGCCCGACGTGCCCAGCCAGGCGTGCGCCGAGGGCGTCGCGGGCAGCGCGGCCGACCCGGACGTCACCGCGCTCGCGGTCATCAACCTGGTCGAGTCGGGCGACAAGAGCCCGGCTGTCGTGGGTGCCCTCGCCAAGGCCGGCACCTGGCTGGCCGACCGGCAGCGGGGCAGCGGCGCGTTCCGCGCTGCTGCGCCGGTGAGCAAGATCAACACCAACTCCACGGCGCTCGGCGGCTACGCCCTGGGCCTGCTGAAGAACCGCGACGCGGCCCTGAAGGCGGCGCTGTGGGTCCGCAAGAACCAGCCGGTCGACAAGTACAAGTGCCGCACCGCGCTGACCAAGGACACCGGTGCCGTGGCCTACCGCAAGGACCGGGCGACCGGTGCCAAGACCAGCGGTATCCCGGCCGACGCCCGTGACGAGTGGCGCCGTGCCACCTCGCAGGCGATCCTCGGCCTGCAGTTCGCCCCGGCGAGCAAGGACAAGCTCCGCATCGTGTCCGTGCGCAAGCAGGCCCGTGCCGGCGAGCGCGTGCAGTTCCGCGTGTTCGGCCTCGCGCCGAGCGAGAGCGCGTGCCTGCAGGTCAAGGGCGACTTCGTCCGTGTGAAGGGCAAGACGTCCGGCGACAAGATCGTCCGCAAGCTGCAGCTGCCCACGGGCAACCAGCGTCGCGTCGCCCTGGTGAAGACCTCGGACGACGAGGCTCGTACGTCGCTCCGCGTGCGCAACTGACGCGTAGCTGACGGCACCCGACGCACCACCAGCACCACCCCTCGGCCCGGCGCCCACGGAGCTCATCTCGTGGCGCCGGGCCGAGGTGCGTCCGTGGACCGACGGGGGTTACGCTTCGCAAGCCGCGCCCGCCCGGGCCGGCACCACACACGCCCGAGCTGGGGAAAGCCGGTCCGAAACCGGCGCTGACCCGCAACCGTGGGCACGGGAGCGATCCCGTGCGAGCCGGAAGACCCACCTCGACGCGTCTTGATCACCATCGTTGTCGAGGAATGCAACGGGGCGAGCCGGTATTCCGCCTCCCTCGTTGTCGCAGCGAGGGAAGGAACCATGAAGTTCACCTCAGGGCTGGCAGCCGTCGCGCTCGCAGCCGCCACGCTGGCACAACCCCTGTCCGCCCCGGCTGTCGCCGCGACCCCTGCTGAGGCAGCGGACGCTGCAGGCGACTGGATCGCAGGGGAGCTCACCGACGGCGTCGTGATCGGTGACTACGGTCCGGATGCTGGGTCGGGCATCGACGCCGCGCTGGCCCTCGAGGCGCTCGGCCGCGACGCCGACGCCGGGGGGGTCGCTGACGGCCTGGGACCCCTGCTGGTCTCGGTGAACGACCCGTACAAGTTCGGCTACGTCAAGACGTCCGAGTACGACTACAACGTCCCGATCGGGGAGGACCCGATCTACCTGCGAGAGGGCTATTACGCCAACGCCACCGCGAAGGCTGCCGCCTTCGTCGAGCGCCTCGGTGGCGACGCCGCCAACCGGTACTCCGAGATCGACCTCCTCGACCAGCTCGAGACCCTCACCGACGACGTGACCGGTCGGATCTCCGATGACAGCAGCTACCCGACTGACTACGCGAATTCGATCGGCCAGGCTCTCGCCGTCGAGGCGCTGACCGCGGCCGGCTCGAGCGAGGCCACGGCCGCCACCGACACGCTCGTCGCGCGCCAGTGTGAAGCAGGGTTCTTCCCTCTCTCGCTCGACGGGGCATGTCCCGCCACCGATCTGCACCCTGACGTCACGGCACTGGTGCTGATCTCCCTCGTCGAGTCCGGTCTGACCACGCCGGAGGTCGCAGCCGCGATCGACGGCGCCGCGGACTGGCTCGAGTCGGCGCAGCTGACGGACGGTTCCTTCCCCGGCGACGGCGGAGCCGCCGGCGCCAACACCAACGGCACCGGTCTCGCCGGCTGGGCACTCGGCCTCGCCGGTCGCGACGACGCGGCCAGCAAGGCCGCTGCCTGGGTGCGAAGCCTCCAGGTAGCCGATGCAGGTGCGTGCGCGTCGAAGGCGCCCAATGGCGCCATCGCCTTCAACGCCGACGACTACGCCAGCGCACGTCTGGACGGCGTGGGCCTCAAGCGCACCAGTTGGCGCTTCGCCACGTTCCAGGCCACGCCGGCCCTGCTGTGGGCGCCGACTGCCGACGCTCCGCTCGGCATCACCACCCCGGCCACCGCCGCGGACGGGGCAGCGGTGACAGCCACGGTCGCAGGCCTCGCAGCCGGTGAGCACGGGTGCGTCGCCCTCGGCTCGGTGGCGAAGTCGGTGACCGGCACGGGCGCCGACCTGCCCGTCGACTTCCAGCTCCCGGCCGGTGCCGGGGCGTACACGTTCTCGGTCACCACCGTGACGGGCACGCAGACGTCGACGACCACCGTGGCGGGCACGCCTCCGACCACGACCCCGACCACGACCCCGACCCCGACGACGACCCCGACCCCGACGACGACCCCGACCACGACCCCGACGACGGCCGCGCCTGTGACGGGCGAGCTGGCAGCGGCGAAGGTGGAGCGGGTGAAGCGCAACCGGTTCCGTCTCGACGTCGCCTGCGAGGGTGCGGCTCCCTGCGAGGGCACGATCGTGGTCCGGTCGAAGCAGAAGGTGGAGAACGCTCGCGGCAAGGCCCGTCGCGTGGTGGTCGCTCGCACGACGTACGCCATCGCGCCCGGCGCGTCCGGGAAGGTCGTGCTGAAGGTGCTCCGGGCCGCTCGCCCCGCCCTGAAGTCCGGCAAGCTCCGGGTCGTCGGCGTGCAGCGCACGCCCGGCAAGGACCCGGTCCGCACGGCGTTCTGGCTGAAGCGGGCGTGACCTCGATGTCTCGGCAGGCACGACGCTCGTCAGCCCGGATCACGGTGAGGCTCTCGACCGCGGTCGCTGGCCTGGCCGCGGCCGGGCTGGCCGTCGTCAGCGCGCCGGTGGGGGTCCTGCCTCCCGCCGGCGCAGCCACCTGTACCTCTGCGGGAGGCGTCAGCGTGGTCGTGGACTACCGCGAGCTGGGCGGCAGCACCGTCACGGCGTGTGCGGAGGACGGTGGCGGCAAGAGCGCCACTGCGATCTTCGCGTCGGTTGGCGTCAGCATCGGCTACGCCACCCGGCAGCCCGGCTTCGTGTGCCGTGTGAACGGCGTACCGACGAGCGACCCGTGCGTGAACGCCTCGCCGGCGAACGCGTACTGGGGCCTGTGGTGGGCCGACGGCTCGAAGTCGTCGTGGACGTACTCGTCCTCGGGCGTCGGCAGCCTGACCGTCCCCGCTGGCGGCTCCGTGGGCTGGTCCTGGCAGCAGGACCGGGCCGCCGGATCCAGTGTTCCCCCGGGCGTGGCTCCTCCCGTCCCCACGTCGACGCCCACGCCCTCACCCACGCCCTCACCGTCGCAGACCTCGTCGCCGACCTCGTCGCCCAGCTCGGGCGGCGGTTCGGGCGGTTCGGGTGGCGGCAGCGGGTCAGGGTCGAGCAGCGGCTCGGGTGGCGGCTCGGGCGGTGGCTCCCAGCCCAGCAGCCCGTCCTCGCCGTCGGGTGGCTCGGGTGGCTCGGGCGGTTCCGGCGGCTCGGGCTCCAGCCCGTCGTCGAGCCCGTCCAGCCCGTCGACGTCCTCGTCGCCCTCCGCGTCCGGGACGCCTTCCGACTCGCCGATGGCCAGTGAGTCTCCAGGAGACTCACAGCGCAGTGCCGGCCCGGGAGAGGCCGGCGCGAAGGGCGACAAGGGGTCCGACAAGACGTCCGGCAAGGGGTCCAAGAAGGGCTCCGACGACGATGAGTCTCCCAGCGACTCACCCTCCAGCGCCGGGGACGATCCCTCCGGTTCCGCCTCTGAGTCTCCGGGAGACTCAGTGTCGAGCGCGTCCTCCGAGGCGACCGACCCGCAGGCGGACAGTCCCGCTCGGGTGCCGGCCGCCCTCACCTGGGGCGTGATCGGGCTGCTCGTGCTCGCCATCGCGGGGAGCGCGGTCATCGCGCGTCGCAGACGGGGGGTCTGACGCGCGTGACCGGATCGGCGGCCCTGCCGCGTGACCTGCACCCGCTCGCCTGGTGGGCCTGGGCGATCGGGCTGGCCACGGCGGCATCGTTCACCACCAACCCGCTGCTGCTGCTCCTCATCATGGGGTCGGCGACGGTGGTGGTGATGGCGCGTCGGTCCGGTCATCCGTTCGGCCGGTCGTTCCGGCTCTACGTGCTCCTGGCACTGTTCACCGTGGTGATGCGGGTGGTCTTCCGGATCATCTTCGGGGGCCAGGAGATCGGCCACGTGCTCCTCGACCTGCCCGAGATCCCGCTGCCGGACTGGGCAGCCGGTGTCCGGCTGCTCGGTCCGGTGACCAGCGAGGCGCTGCTGGCCGGCTTGTACGACGGGCTCCGGCTCGCCGCGATCATCATCTGCGTGGGTGCCGCCAACTCGCTGGCCAACCCCAAGCGCGTGCTCGCCTCCGTGCCGCCGGCGCTCTACGAGATCGGCACCGCCCTCGTCGTCGCGGTGACGATCTTCCCGCAGCTCGCCGACAGCGCCCGTCGGGTCCGGGCCGCCCAAGCGCTGCGCGGCGGCGCCACCACCGGCGTGGGTCGACTCCAGCGCTTCCTGGTGCCGGTCCTCGAGGACGCGCTCGAGCGGTCCCTGTCCCTGGCAGCCGGCATGGACACCCGCGGCTACGGTCGCTCCGGCGGCGCGACCGTCCGCGAGCGGTGGGTGACCGGGGCGCTGCTGCTCCTCGCCCTCACCGGCATCTGCGTCGGGACGTACGCCTGGCTCGACCCGACCGCCCCGCAGGTCCTCGCGTTGCCCATGCTCGGCGCGGGCGTCGCGGTCGCGGTCGTCGGACTGGTCAGCGCCGGACGGCGCGTGCAGCGCACCCGCTACCGGCCCGACCCGTGGCGCGGTGCCGAGCTGTTCACGGTCGGTATCGGCATCGCCGTCGCGGTGCTGGGCTACTACGTCAGCCACACGCAGGTCGTCGTCGCCTATCCCGGCGTGACCGTCGTCCCGTACCTGTCGCCGCTCGCCCTCGCGCTCGGCGTGCTCGGCGCGCTGCCGGCCGTCGCGACCCCCGTCCCCGCCACCGCCCCCGTCCGACGCGAGGTGACCGCGTGAACGGCCACGGCGTGATCGAGCTGCGCGACATCGGCTTCCGCTACGCCCAGCACCAGGTGCTGGACGGCGTCGACCTCTCCCTCGAGGAGGGCGAGCTGGTCCTCGTCTCGGGCCGCACCGGCGTCGGCAAGTCCACGCTGCTCGGCATCGTCACCGGCCTCGTGCCGCGCTTCACCGGTGGGGTCCTGACGGGCGACGTCCTGCTCGACGGGCGCAGCATCGTCGACCAGCCGCCGCGCGAGCGGGCCCACCTCGTCGGGTACGTCGGCCAGGACCCGCTCGCCGGGTTCGTCGCCGACACGGTCGAGGAGGAGCTCGCCTACGGCATGGAGCAGCTCGGCACCGCGCCGGAGACCATGCGCCGCCGGGTCGAGGAGACGCTCGACCTGCTGGGCATCGCCGACCTGCGCGCCCGCGACCTGCGCACCCTCTCGGGCGGCCAGCAGCAGCGCGTCGCCATCGGGGCGGTGCTGACCACCCACCCCCGCGTGCTGGTCCTCGACGAACCCACCTCCGCCCTCGACCCGACGGCGGCCGAAGAGGTCCTCGCGACCATCACACGCCTGGTCCACGACCTCGGCCTGACGGTGCTCCTCGCCGAGCACCGACTCGAGCGCGTGGTCCCGTTCGCCGACCGGATCTGCCTCGTCACCGGCGACGGGGGCATCCGGGTCGACGAGCCCCGCGAGATCCTCGTCGACTCGCCGGTCGCGCCGCCGCTCGTCGAGCTCGGCCGCCTCGCCGGATGGGAGCCCCTGCCCCTGACCGTCCGCGACGCGCGCCGCCAGGCCCGCTCCCTGCCCGAGATGGCCCCGCCCGAGCCGCAGTCGTCGCCGGCGTCCGACCCGCTGCTGGTCGCCCGGGGCGTGACGGTGGTGCACGGCTCGCACGTCGCCGTACGCCAGCTCGACCTCACGCTGTCCCCGGGACGGGTCACGGTCCTCATGGGCCGCAACGGCTCGGGCAAGTCCAGCCTGATCTGGGCGCTGCAGGGCTCGGGCAGGAGACGGTCGGGGACGATCAACGTGGCCGGCGACGACCCGGCCGACCTCGCGCCCGCCGAGCGTCGTACGCACGTCGGGCTGGTGCCGCAGACCGCCGCCGACCTGCTCTACCTCGAGACCGTCGCCGACGAGTGCGCCGCGGCCGACACCGGCACCGACGCCGAGCCCGGGACCTGCCGCGGCCTGCTCGACCGGCTCGCCCCCGGCGTCGACGACGCCATCCACCCGCGCGACCTCTCCGAGGGACAGCGGCTCGCGCTCGCGCTGTCCATCGTCCTCAGCGCCCGGCCGCCGGTCGTGCTGCTGGACGAACCGACCCGTGGCCTCGACTACGCCGGCAAGGCGGAGCTGGCGCGCATCGTCGCCGACCTCGCCGCTGACGACCACGCCGTGCTCCTGGCCACGCACGACGTCGAGTTCGCCGCCCACGTCGCCGACGAGGTCGTCGTGATGGCCGAGGGCGAGATCGTGTCGCACGGCACGCCGCGACGGGTGCTCGCCGAGTCGCCGTCGTTCGCCCCGCAGGTCACCAAGGTCCTCGGACCGCCGTGGCTGGTCGTCGAGGAGGTCGCGGCGGCGCTGGCGCGGGCGGGGGCGGGACTCGCATGAGCATCCTCGAGCGCACCCGGTCCACGACCCAGCCGGAGGTCGCCCTGCCCATCGGGCCGCGGACCGCCGCGGTGCTGGTCCTCGCCTCTGCCGTCGGCCTGATGATGCTGTGCTGGCCGCTGCTGCTCGTGGCCCAGCCCGGGGACCGGGTCGAGCCGCCCTTCATGTTCCTCGCGCTGCTCCCGCTCGTGATGGTCGTCGTGCTCGCCGAGATGGGGGAGGGCGGCATGGACTCACGCGTGCTCGCCGTCCTCGGGGTCCTCTCCGCGATCAACGCGGTCATGCGCGGGCTCGGCGCCGGGACGGCCGGCATCGAGCTGGTGTTCTTCCTCCTCGTGCTGGGTGGTCGCGTGTTCGGTGCCGGCTTCGGCTTCGTCCTGGGCTGTACGTCGCTGTTCGCCTCCGCGCTGCTGACCGCGGGCGTCGGGCCGTGGCTGCCGTTCCAGATGATCTGCGCTGCCTGGGTCGGCATGGGCGCGGGCCTGCTGCCGCGGCGGGTGAGCGGCCGCGCCGAGATCGGCATGCTGGGCGCCTACGCGGTGGTCGCGTCCTACCTCTACGGCATGCTGATGAACCTCAGCTTCTGGCCGTTCACCCTCGGAATCGTGGTCCCCGGCCACGAGGGCGCGCTGGCCTACGTCGCCGGGGCGCCGGTGCTGGAGAACGCGCACCGGTTCCTGATCTACACGCTCCTCACCTCGACGGGCGGCTGGGACACCGGGCGCGCGATCACCACCGGCATCGCGATCGCCGTGCTCGGCCCGGCGATCCTCACCACGCTGCGCCGGGCGGCACGTCGCGCCGTCGTACGACCCGGCTGACGTCCGGGCCTCGCCGCCCGACCCGGTCAGGGCTGGACGCGGAGGATCCGGTCGTCGTCCGGCGTCGGCTCGCCACGCCCGTCGCGGTTGGAGGTCGTCAGCCAGAGCAGCCCGTCGGGGGCGGCGACCACGGTGCGCAGCCGCCCGTACTCGTCGCCGAAGAACGCCCGCGGCTTCGACGCCTTCCCGTCGGCGGAGACTGCGATGCGCCACAGGCGCTGGCCGCGCAGGCCCGCCATCCACAGGTGGCCGTCGGCGAAGGCCAGCCCGCTCGGCGAGGCCTGGTCGACCGGCCACACGAGCTGCGGGTCGATGTACGACGCGTCGCCGCCGGCACCCTCGACCAGCGGCCAGCCGTAGTTGCCGCCCTTCTCGACCAGGTTGAGCTCGTCCCACTCCGAGTCGCCGAACTCCGAGGCCCACAGGCGCCCGTCGTCGTCCCACGCCAGTCCCTGCACGTTGCGGTGGCCGAGCGACCACACCGGCGAGTCGGGGTCCGGGTTGCCGGGAGCGGGGTCGCCGTCGGGCGTGATGCGGAGGATCTTCCCGGCCAGGCTCTGCGGGTCCTGGGCCAGCTCGGGGTCGCCGGTCTCGCCGGTCGTGACGTAGAGCTGGCCGTCCGGGCCGAAGGCGATGCGTCCGCCGTCGTGGATGAAGCCGGCGGGGATGCCGTCCAGGACGACCGTCGTACGTCCGAGCCGCGCGCCGTCCAGCTCGGCCCGGACGACCCGGTTGTCGGTGTCGGTGGTCAGGTAGAGGAACAGCGTCCGGTCGGTCTCGAAGTCCGGGGACACCGCGACGCCGAGGAGGCCGGCCTCACCCTGGGGCACGGCGCCCGCGACGGCGCCGAGCGGTGACACCTCGCCGTCCGTCCCGATGCGGAGCACGCGCCCGGAGATGCGCTCGGTGACCACGGCCTCACCGTCCGGGAGGAAGTCCACGCCCCACGGCACCTCGAGTCCCTCGACGAGCGTGTCGACCACGTCGGGCGGGCCGCCGGGGGAGCCGGGCGGCGTCCCGGGCTCGGACTCGCCGTCGGTCGGGGTGTCGGTGGGGGTCGGCTGGCTGGGCAGGTCGGTGGGCTGGGTGACGCGCGGGATCGGCTCGGTGTCGGTGCCCGAGCAACCCGCGACAGCGCCGAGCGAGAGGACCAGCGAACCCACGGCCAGTCGCGATCTCATCTGTGACTTCACGTCGCCCCCCTCATGTGGCCCCCTTCACGTCGCCAGTGTGCCGGGTGTGGCCGAATGCTCCTCGCCCCGGTGACCGGGGTGCTCCCCGGGCGCCGACCCGGAGCGGGTCGCGCCGATCGACGCGGCGACGACGCACCCGATGGCCAGCCACTGGACGGGGGACAGGTGCTCCTGCAGCACCACGATCGCGGCGAGCGCCGCCGCGGCCGGCTCGAGGCTCATCAGGATGCCGAACACCGCCGGCCGCAGGCTGCGCAGCGCGACGAGCTCGCAGCTGTAGGGGATGACCGAGCTGAGCAGCCCGACGAGCGCACCGATCAGCAGCACCCGGCCGTCCCACAGCGACGTACCCGCGCTGAGCAGGGCGGGCAGCGTCATCGCGGCCGCGGCGATGATGCTCGCCACGGCGAGGCCGTCGAACCCTGCCCACCGCCGCCCGGTGCTCGCGCTGAGCAG is part of the Nocardioides cavernae genome and harbors:
- a CDS encoding prenyltransferase/squalene oxidase repeat-containing protein, whose protein sequence is MHHRIRPVRTALVALSTAALGVGVLAAPPASAEPTPALRAAKAAAASTDSTPSTIAAEWIAGELRDGLMVGSSGPDFGLTIDTGMALSTVASQGGTVTAINNSLEPRIADYVGDGTKESYAGALGKAATFARVAKKNPTSYGGVNLITRLEERTADATTGTAPNTTPNPLVGRISDKSEFGDYANVVGQSYAARALTLANSSEAGAARDFLLKQQCASGYFRADFDKPDVPSQACAEGVAGSAADPDVTALAVINLVESGDKSPAVVGALAKAGTWLADRQRGSGAFRAAAPVSKINTNSTALGGYALGLLKNRDAALKAALWVRKNQPVDKYKCRTALTKDTGAVAYRKDRATGAKTSGIPADARDEWRRATSQAILGLQFAPASKDKLRIVSVRKQARAGERVQFRVFGLAPSESACLQVKGDFVRVKGKTSGDKIVRKLQLPTGNQRRVALVKTSDDEARTSLRVRN
- a CDS encoding prenyltransferase/squalene oxidase repeat-containing protein; amino-acid sequence: MKFTSGLAAVALAAATLAQPLSAPAVAATPAEAADAAGDWIAGELTDGVVIGDYGPDAGSGIDAALALEALGRDADAGGVADGLGPLLVSVNDPYKFGYVKTSEYDYNVPIGEDPIYLREGYYANATAKAAAFVERLGGDAANRYSEIDLLDQLETLTDDVTGRISDDSSYPTDYANSIGQALAVEALTAAGSSEATAATDTLVARQCEAGFFPLSLDGACPATDLHPDVTALVLISLVESGLTTPEVAAAIDGAADWLESAQLTDGSFPGDGGAAGANTNGTGLAGWALGLAGRDDAASKAAAWVRSLQVADAGACASKAPNGAIAFNADDYASARLDGVGLKRTSWRFATFQATPALLWAPTADAPLGITTPATAADGAAVTATVAGLAAGEHGCVALGSVAKSVTGTGADLPVDFQLPAGAGAYTFSVTTVTGTQTSTTTVAGTPPTTTPTTTPTPTTTPTPTTTPTTTPTTAAPVTGELAAAKVERVKRNRFRLDVACEGAAPCEGTIVVRSKQKVENARGKARRVVVARTTYAIAPGASGKVVLKVLRAARPALKSGKLRVVGVQRTPGKDPVRTAFWLKRA
- a CDS encoding energy-coupling factor transporter transmembrane component T — encoded protein: MTGSAALPRDLHPLAWWAWAIGLATAASFTTNPLLLLLIMGSATVVVMARRSGHPFGRSFRLYVLLALFTVVMRVVFRIIFGGQEIGHVLLDLPEIPLPDWAAGVRLLGPVTSEALLAGLYDGLRLAAIIICVGAANSLANPKRVLASVPPALYEIGTALVVAVTIFPQLADSARRVRAAQALRGGATTGVGRLQRFLVPVLEDALERSLSLAAGMDTRGYGRSGGATVRERWVTGALLLLALTGICVGTYAWLDPTAPQVLALPMLGAGVAVAVVGLVSAGRRVQRTRYRPDPWRGAELFTVGIGIAVAVLGYYVSHTQVVVAYPGVTVVPYLSPLALALGVLGALPAVATPVPATAPVRREVTA
- a CDS encoding ABC transporter ATP-binding protein, yielding MNGHGVIELRDIGFRYAQHQVLDGVDLSLEEGELVLVSGRTGVGKSTLLGIVTGLVPRFTGGVLTGDVLLDGRSIVDQPPRERAHLVGYVGQDPLAGFVADTVEEELAYGMEQLGTAPETMRRRVEETLDLLGIADLRARDLRTLSGGQQQRVAIGAVLTTHPRVLVLDEPTSALDPTAAEEVLATITRLVHDLGLTVLLAEHRLERVVPFADRICLVTGDGGIRVDEPREILVDSPVAPPLVELGRLAGWEPLPLTVRDARRQARSLPEMAPPEPQSSPASDPLLVARGVTVVHGSHVAVRQLDLTLSPGRVTVLMGRNGSGKSSLIWALQGSGRRRSGTINVAGDDPADLAPAERRTHVGLVPQTAADLLYLETVADECAAADTGTDAEPGTCRGLLDRLAPGVDDAIHPRDLSEGQRLALALSIVLSARPPVVLLDEPTRGLDYAGKAELARIVADLAADDHAVLLATHDVEFAAHVADEVVVMAEGEIVSHGTPRRVLAESPSFAPQVTKVLGPPWLVVEEVAAALARAGAGLA
- a CDS encoding ECF transporter S component, encoding MSILERTRSTTQPEVALPIGPRTAAVLVLASAVGLMMLCWPLLLVAQPGDRVEPPFMFLALLPLVMVVVLAEMGEGGMDSRVLAVLGVLSAINAVMRGLGAGTAGIELVFFLLVLGGRVFGAGFGFVLGCTSLFASALLTAGVGPWLPFQMICAAWVGMGAGLLPRRVSGRAEIGMLGAYAVVASYLYGMLMNLSFWPFTLGIVVPGHEGALAYVAGAPVLENAHRFLIYTLLTSTGGWDTGRAITTGIAIAVLGPAILTTLRRAARRAVVRPG
- a CDS encoding PQQ-dependent sugar dehydrogenase, with the protein product MRSRLAVGSLVLSLGAVAGCSGTDTEPIPRVTQPTDLPSQPTPTDTPTDGESEPGTPPGSPGGPPDVVDTLVEGLEVPWGVDFLPDGEAVVTERISGRVLRIGTDGEVSPLGAVAGAVPQGEAGLLGVAVSPDFETDRTLFLYLTTDTDNRVVRAELDGARLGRTTVVLDGIPAGFIHDGGRIAFGPDGQLYVTTGETGDPELAQDPQSLAGKILRITPDGDPAPGNPDPDSPVWSLGHRNVQGLAWDDDGRLWASEFGDSEWDELNLVEKGGNYGWPLVEGAGGDASYIDPQLVWPVDQASPSGLAFADGHLWMAGLRGQRLWRIAVSADGKASKPRAFFGDEYGRLRTVVAAPDGLLWLTTSNRDGRGEPTPDDDRILRVQP